AAACAATCATATGGTGATAGTATTTTATTGTCTGATTTTGTCTTATAAAACAATCATTGTAAATCACAGTTGATTGGGACAGGTAGACTATATATTGACAATGCAAaggttttattgttataattgtgCCTTGTATGATATGTAGTAAATGTCTAAATCGAGATTAGCCTATATAAATTGAATTAGCCTATGAGTGGGcgtatgtgttttttcttttatgcattaGGCCTGTCTACATAGTTAGCCTTTCCGCAACATTAAAGGctgttgtttcattttattttttaaaccgaGTCAATTTTTCAGTAGTTTATTAAGAgtctgttttacttttttatagcAGCTAATAATGGAGTCAAGTAGTATTTGCTTTTATCTTAATTTTCTGAAACACGCACTTTACAGGATTATAATAACACAAACAGCGAATTAAACCAAACGATTAACACgtttaatgcatgttattgtgaCACTAGAACAAGTCGTTTGAAAATAAAGAGCGCGCATGTTTAAGATAGTAACCGTCTTTCGttcgtttgtttatttatttatttaatttgctatTTTCATTGTCTAAGAATTAAAATAACCTTTACCACAGTGGAAATCGTGTTTCTGGGAGGCGTTTCACTTTTTAAGATATGAATTCAGTGCTTGCTTTTCACGTGAGGAGAATGCATCGAAGTagaaatgttgttattgttgttaataataataataaaatgataactgttgttgctgttgttattataataaactaaagtaaacactgagtTTCATTTAGGCTACATTATAGTAGACTATTcatattgtctatttatttatttattagacaaTTGTCAttttgctggtgtgtgtgtgtgtgtgtatttccccACAAAAATTATGGGTGTCGAACCCGACTACTCTAATTCCTTAGTGCGCGTAATACAGTCGATGGTCGATGAATTGTATAGGCAATTTTagaataataaagacatattaGATTACCGCTAATTTACCCAAGACAAAGACAAATATCGCGTATACGCGATAATATAagagtttttatttgaattatggcGCTTGTTTAAAAGGAACTCAATCGACAACTGTAAATACAGTACCAAGCTTTGCTCTGCGTCCTCTATTAAGAGGATCAGATCACACATGCACACGATTGCGAGGTTTAACgtataattatcatttttttagtCAGGCATAATAAATCACACAATCAGTTGAAAATAAAGCTATTTTATTGTCAAAGCATTCAACATGATTAGATAAACTATCAAATAGTAAATTTCAAACACTGAATCTATTTCTCACAGACACAAAATATTACACTTTGTATTCAAACAAAACAagtatttacattattttgaataGACTGCATCTTATACCAATAACTATAATTTACATGCACTCTTAAATACACTTCAACATCATGTTCCCAATGTTCGATATCCTTATGCATATAGACATAACATGTCATTGAATAACTCTCAATGAAATGATCTGCATCTGAATTGATTtctatacattatacattaatatatacaaaattcaAGGTAAACTTACATTATTATTGTCcccttttttcaaataataagtgcttcatataataaatagattttaggTTTTTAAgtcaaaatgcattttcatacacaaaacatgacatttaaagAAATCAAACCATTTAAACAGTAATGTCTTTTGAAAATGAGAGCAAACGTGTTGGCATTGCTCCTCCAAATTAACCTTATTcccttttgattaaaaatgcaagaaaaaaagaaaggaggaaggaaagacagaaaaataaataaatccccaaAAATTCAGTTGTGAGAGGTCATGTGCCGGGAAAGGTGGTGCCGCTCCCGGAAAGACTCATTACAGATTGGACACTTTAACTTTTCTTCTCTCCTTCTTTTAACAAGTGGTTCCATGGCATACTCCTTTTTGTGGTGCGAGCGCATGTGGTAGACCAGGTCAGAGGTCATGCGGAAGGAGGCATTGCATTTGGCACACCAGTTCTGGGCAGGCAGACAAAGGGAAGTAAACGAAGGTGGCAGGAGCGTGAGAGCAGTGGGCATTTGCAGCTGGATGGGGCCTGAGGTCTTGGGCCAGAAGGCTGTGGTGTATAGGAAAGGGTTCTGTTTCGCAATGCCACCCGGCACGGGGCAGTTGCTGCCTAGTTCTGAGCCTTGGAGCTTCGCGGCGAGGTGGTCCGCTTGGTAGAGTCTATTGGAAGAGACGGTGTTGCCCACTGCAGGATGGCAGTCAACTGCCGGCAGAAGCTTGGGTGCCATGACAAGAGGTGATAGCTGCGAGAAGGTGCGAGACGGCTGGCTAAAGGCACTCTTTCTCTCCGAGCCTCCACCACCCTGCTGGGGCACCGAAGTGAAAGCGCTGCCAATTGATGAGGTCTCCATTCGGGACTGTGGGGGCTGAGTCTCGCTGAGAACTGTCTGATGTTGAGGTGCTTTTCAGCCGGATTGCTGCTGGGCCGGCCAGCCTCCTTGTTCTCCGAATTGGAGCTGGAGTTTTTACTGCTGTGCTTCAAGCTCTGAGTTGACTTCTTGACCTCTGTGAAGGCGCTCCTCTTGGTTTCCGTGGACTCTGAAACAGAGGGCGAGAAAGCCCGTCTGCTCTCGTCCAGACCGTACGCTCCACGGTACTGCTGCGCCGAGTTGGCCAACTCCTCTTTGGACTTGGGAGGCTGAGATAATCCACTGTTCCTGCTGTCCTCCATGTCAGAGAACTTGCGCTTTCCAGAGTTCTCGCTCAGGATCTCCGCCTCTTTGTTGCTCGGTGGACTGGTTCTGTTATTCTCCAAATCCCTAGCTAGATTATGAAAGTCTGTGGATGGCTTTCCTTCCTGTGGATTGGAGAAGCCATCAGATCGGCCCAGTTTAGGACTGGACCTGACAGGAGGTAGACTAGCCTGGTTACTGGCATCCGTGGCCTCCTCCTCTGGGCTAGCCATGCTTTGTAATCTCTTAGTGCAGCGGAATCTTAGATGAGCCAAAAAGGGAAATTCGAACTGGAAACGCTGGCTACAGTCTGGGCACAAAAAGGGCGACGTTCCTGCATCAAATAATtgatgggggaggggggggggtgtttagagaaaaagaaaagtggCATTTTAGAAAATATGTCCTTCAACAGGTACATAATGATAGCATGCtaatgattaattttattaaaacgtaatttgaaaaaatattattttatatatataattactgacTTTGTATAAagtgcatgcattttttaaatatctgacaAATCTATATTATGCAAACTCATCAAACTAtatttactgaatatttaaacagttgccatttttaattttttaaaaatgtaaaatattagatCACATGTAGATCTTCAAAGTGTACCTTTACTTTTGGCTTGATTTCTGCCTGagctcagcagcagcagctcaatGAGATCCTTGCCATACCACACCAGCATCTCTTCATCTTTCTCTATTCTCCTCAGTGATCTGTAGAAAAGTTGGCCGTTCTTCACATAGGCCTCTAGGTTCTGTTCGTCTCTGTCTCTCGCCGACTGAACCAGCCTCAACCACATCAGGCCTTCTGAGGAACTGTTGGCAGCTGAGGTGTCCACCTGTATCCagcaaacatttcaaacatttagcTAAAACCTTAGAACCATCAGCAAATACATAGCCTATCAGTAATTATTTCAAAAGAATAAATTTCCTCTACCACAgttttacatatttgtaaaaacgaaatatatatatatatacacatatactggAGTTAGGCCtaaattgctgaaataaataggCTACACATTTCAAACTCTCGACTTGTTGGAAGTGAAATAAAGCGTGACCATACCCTGAATATGTAAGGCGCCGTTCGTTTGTCTGTGGACTTGAGAGCGATAAAGGCGATGCTGTCATACAGTGAAGTGTGACTCAGAACACATGGACCAAAAATGGCATTTTCTGGAATGTCACAGGTGGTGTACACGCTGGTAAATATATCCGTTAAACACTGCTGCATCGCTTTCGCATCGCCATCCCAGCCCAGTCTCTGCGAACTGGATTCCTCCATCATTTGCTGTAAGACAAAAATGTGAGTGAATTCATGTGAATAAACAGAGCTGCGCACAACTCACTATttctctattttaaatatttttcctagTTCTTATGTGCAATTCAAAGTGAATCTCCTGaacaaagcattttaataaaatctcCAAGCACGCGGTCTTATACTTAGGCCCGtgccttatttgttttttaaaagctatttttcTTCGATTGTTAAATTAGGTCTATATATTGTTGgcattttttatagtgtttttatttttgaaactgtAATATAGTCTATTGTATGTCATTTAAGATATAATCTAGcctatattctaaaatataaacgTAGAATtgaattaagttttattaattctgTAAACAAGCAGAGAAAGTAATCGAAAAGAAGATTATTTCTTACATTGCATTATTTCGATTTAAAAGCGTGACTGTGACAGTATTACATTAGTAACTTTCAGTGcgtattttcagatttttctttcACTTGTCGGAAATATTTTACATGCCTTTGACAAGGATGAAAATCTGGCCTTATGAGACCGTTCGGTCTAATTTACCATCGAGGACCACATCGAATGGATTCAATAGCACTGTCAAAGTCACTGATTCCACGTCAGCTAACCTTTAGCTCCATTCTACAAGAAGGAACGTATGTCTCCTTATTACCATAATCCACCACTTTCCTTCTGAGACTTTAATTAAGGCAGCACGCgagttaattatttttcttctccaAACCCCTGATGCACATTTACAAATGAGCTGAATGTCTCGTAGCTATTTTGTTACGCGTGAATTGCAGTTCACTCGTGTAACTTGTTTTTAGTAGTATTTAAAAACGGTgtggaaatatttaatatacgGTCTATTCCACATTGCTCATGTCTGTTTCTAATagttttgttatagttttaacAAATAGGCTACTAACAGTAAGGCATATTGCTGGGTTTTTACATGATTTCTCAGCTTTTTGAAGAGGTCAGAAAGTAAAATCAAGTGAAAAAATGATATCCACACGAGGACAAGTGTGGAGGGAAATGTTGTTACTGCAGTTAGTTGCAAAGCAGGTAAAACGCAGCTCGAACAGACGCGTTTATTAAAAACGTAGcctattaaatttacaaaatcgTTTACAGTTTTTCAACTGAGTGGTACAGGCTGCGGTTATAAAgcagaccttttttttatttattatttattttatttaatctaatgcTACTTCGTATTTATCGCTCAAATAAAGTAGGCTAGAACCCTGACGCGCCTATAAAAATAGAATGAAACtggaaatatgaaaaacatatttctgcAAAGCGtttaaatgacaatttatttattatgaagatgcttggctattttaaaaagacaCGTCCGGCTCTCGAATGTATCATCAAGACACAATTGGTTAAAGTTCCCTTCATCCATAACAAGCCTTGGTGTGAATTTTGCCCTTCCTTTCACGATCCTCTCCTTTTGTAGCTGTGAGGTCGCAGTCTCACTCCTGAGAATCACACAAAGGACCCAATGAATATGCATTTCAACTAAATACTATAATAGACCCATGAATATATGCGCATTTCTAAAACAGAGGAGACGAACCCATTGACCTCCTATTTCAGGCCAAAATTTATTGCGCCTTTTATCTGCGGGCTTGTTGTTATTCCAACTTTATGACTTTGATGTGTAGCCAGTTTCCCTCTCTAGTCTACCATCTGCGAGCTTTCTACACGGTTGCGAGGATGCTGTTTGGGTGCTGCATAGGCTACAGCCCCGTGTATTACTAGCCTCCGGCtgtttttattgcaaaattatCATTACTCACCATGGTACTAGGataaaataatccacaaattTTCACAATTGCCGTCAATATATCTTCAAGTATGTGATCAGCGTCTCCGATGAAGTCCGTGCAGTCAGTACATTTCCCCGTCTGGTGAAAGTGACAGTGTTGCCGACCGTCTTATGACTCGCGAGCGCAGAGAGGCGTGCAGATGGGGCCGCTACACTGACTGAGTGGCACCCACATACACACTTTTTGTTTGCTGCACATAATCTGCCCAATGAGGCGTGACACGCTTCGTCTCCTCCCTTTAACTCTTCGGTCGCCGACAGTTAGCTAGTAGATGCAGGGCATCTATGCTGAAACATAAAGTGCACCGCAGTCACTAAAACAGATGCATATttcataattcatattttcatacATTGTAAAACAAAGAACATTCTATAATCTTCTGTTTTAATGTTGGAATTATATTCAAAAGATAGTGCTTATGCTGTTTTGAACGTATGCTGTACAGTGTTGTTATATTTATGGTCAAAAACTGAACGTTGTAATTGCAgactttactgtaaaaaatacagtGGCGATGTTACATGCACACGGGAAGGCATTTTGATATTTTACAGGtcataaatatatatcattaatatatcagtctgtctggaCTATCTTTTTGTTATAGTCTGTTACCTACATGTATAATAGCACAGGTGGCACAATGGAAGGTGGCATGATGACTTCTGTTGTGGCCAATAATAACAAAGACAGCAGTTtaaccacacaaacaccacaagGGCAACACACGTGACGCCAAAATAAAGCAGTAAAAAATCAACTAAACAacatacaatgaaatataaaacacctGAACTCCAGtaacttttacaaaaataaaatccaaacaaaTGTGATGTTTCTAGCAGTGAATTTTAGGAATGCTCCTTCCAATTACTTAGCTATAATAACATATCTAAAATTgtatattacagtaaaattacatgtactgtttttttaaacattgcaatttaaaaacatcagtaaaaagatttttatgcagcatttttcattattttcatagcCTATAGCCTAACTATATGGTTAGGGAAAATAATTTTGTCTGCTCATGACTTCTTTTGAGACCTGCTGATTTACAAACATGCCAATAAGCTAAATGGGCAACAAAAAGTTTTTCCATGTGATACTGAGTAACTGTTCACAGAGTGTCTTTGTCCCACAGCTTTCTTAAAATCGCGGACGATTTCTGTCTTCGCTTGGACTTTTGAATGTAGACAACATGTCGCCACTAGCAACGAGTTCCGCTCTACATCATGCCgttgtattataattatcattactttttttctcagtgcTGGTTCGCCAACTGGCGATTATCAAACTGTTCTGTTGATACTTATCTGCATCTGGGGCGCTCTTTCGCTTTGCTGCAGCCAGAGATCCGGCTCATAAGCGCGGAAGCTTGTCGCGTGCACACCTGCTGTGGCGCTCCATCTCTAGAGGAGAGAAGCACGAGAGCCCCGCATGCTCAACCTGACCTCAGCACGACTGGATTGTGATGTCTGTATTAACATCTGTGGGAGACAGCAGTGAGTATTCAGCCAGCCAAGTGCACACACCAGAGTTTCCTTCAACATATTGCGGCGGTACGCTATAGTCCCGCTGTGTTTTAACCGATATGGCgaaatgttttaatcattaatCAGTCTAAAGATTTGATAAGCTCCACAAATCAATAGATTTCTCTATGGGGTCTGTTGGGGGTAGGTTCACAGGTCACACGGTCGTACTTAGTTCTTTTGGATGTCATCCAACTCATAATCTTGATCGAGAGAATTATTAAACCGTCAAAATAGACGAGAGATTTAGACTACCTTCTGCTGACATATTCATCTTTCTTGTGGCTTGTACCCCCAGAATAGCTCTTATCAGaagataaatgaagaaaaaagagcGTTTTGGAGCTTTTTGCGAAATAAGTAAAAATTGTAAAGTAGTAAAGTGCAATTATGaataataagattaataattaaaatcttttAGTTTGTAAATGAGAAGGTAAACTGATCAGATGCTggccgattaaaaaaaaaacaacatttgtcaTATAGCCTTCTGTAAGATGTGGCTGATTCTTGAGCACAAGTAGGCGACTGGTTACTTGAGTGCAAAGTTAAAATGACATCAAGTTTTTCAAAAAGgaagaaactgaaataaatatagtgtaaaaCAGTTTCTGATTTAGCATGCTGCATATTGTCTTCTTGTTGAGGACAACATCGacaatcatctttttttttgtatgtgatgAAAACAAGGCATTAAAGACAATAAtctatattgtaatttaaataatctcAATTCATTTCTAATGAAtcagtatttgaaatgaacacagTTTCTATAACTAAAGAGGTCTCTCTGGCTTTCAGGGCCATTAACTAGACATAATATCAACAAGTATTGTCTTATATCACAAGTATAATCTTCCATTATGataatacagta
The sequence above is drawn from the Cyprinus carpio isolate SPL01 chromosome B5, ASM1834038v1, whole genome shotgun sequence genome and encodes:
- the LOC109090785 gene encoding LOW QUALITY PROTEIN: PR domain zinc finger protein 8-like (The sequence of the model RefSeq protein was modified relative to this genomic sequence to represent the inferred CDS: inserted 1 base in 1 codon) — translated: MQMMEESSSQRLGWDGDAKAMQQCLTDIFTSVYTTCDIPENAIFGPCVLSHTSLYDSIAFIALKSTDKRTAPYIFRVDTSAANSSSEGLMWLRLVQSARDRDEQNLEAYVKNGQLFYRSLRRIEKDEEMLVWYGKDLIELLLLSSGRNQAKSKGTSPFLCPDCSQRFQFEFPFLAHLRFRCTKRLQSMASPEEEATDASNQASLPPVRSSPKLGRSDGFSNPQEGKPSTDFHNLARDLENNRTSPPSNKEAEILSENSGKRKFSDMEDSRNSGLSQPPKSKEELANSAQQYRGAYGLDESRRAFSPSVSESTETKRSAFTEVKKSTQSLKHSSKNSSSNSENKEAGRPSSNPAEKHLNIRQXLSETQPPQSRMETSSIGSAFTSVPQQGGGGSERKSAFSQPSRTFSQLSPLVMAPKLLPAVDCHPAVGNTVSSNRLYQADHLAAKLQGSELGSNCPVPGGIAKQNPFLYTTAFWPKTSGPIQLQMPTALTLLPPSFTSLCLPAQNWCAKCNASFRMTSDLVYHMRSHHKKEYAMEPLVKRRREEKLKCPICNESFRERHHLSRHMTSHN